ttatatatatatatatatatatatgcgaaAATCAAGATTCTTTTCGCATATCTTGATGTTATCTGAATTGTTTGCAATGTTAAAACATTTTGCGTGAATGTCTAACACGCAACAAAGTATACAAGTTAACTCAACAAAGATCCATATTGGATaaaatcttcatttatttccttGGCTAAATCATACGtgatgaaggaaagaaaaaagaataaactcAGGGTAAGAAGGAcatcataaaaacaaactatttgAGATTACATAAGCTTAAGATCTTGAGGGAGAGATGGTTCGAACTAGAGGAGTTTGATATGCTTATATTATTGCCAACTGGCATGATCACTTTGTTCTGTAGCCAAGTCCATATAACATATTGGTTTTATACATGTAGAATCAATATTGTTCTGAGAATAATTGAAATAGGAAGgttagtttaataaaataactaatttaattacttaaatAATTGTGAATAAATTGCTTAATTTCAATGATAgtgattgattagtacttaaaagtgcatgtttatcaagggtttatatcatcattttgcacttaaaatatcaataactccttaactaaagcatgttttataataacaagtctaatattataaaatgccttaatatatggtaaaatgttcatcttaaatgcaggccgatcacataaatcaaaggattgattgatgaattaaagtatggaaattgaaaggacaaagagagggccaaacttagaaaagagatgttggtgcagtccaaaccagaacattgttcggtaattaggtcatatctcgagttctagatgtcaaaatgacctcaaatttttacacagattcagtaagacataggcctacaactttcatgttttcatcaagatctaagaaggccgtttgcaagtctaaattatagcaacaacgttCAGTGTTGCTGAAAAGCTGAGAAGTCCGAATCCGTCCTgtagcccaaacactgttcagtgtttggcccatatctggagttctagaagtccaaatgacctccatttttttttcctgaaaagctaAGTCAATTttatacaactttcatgttttccaaaGGACCTAGCTCGAatggtagcattttttttttattcagacaataagataaggattttcaccaagtcaaaagttggccacccactcaacaattagtcataaaatcaataattccgaattttagcctataaaaggaggcattttccatgtatttggaagcttggttgttcagatcaagttcatgctctttttttgtaattcttaagttttgctttcattaatttcttgtttatgcttttcatttcctttccttttcttagttaacttgtatcttatttatgttcttgttttgtttatttatgtatctcttcttcattatgtttagctaagtttattatgtcaaggtgaaaaggttacactaatggtgtaagaacaagtatggtgtaaactcaacatggaccttaatgtttaatattaacatgtcttatctttttatcttactaattcttaataccttgcatgttaaatggttaatctagatttgtgttgtacaatacttgatacaacaaatgcttggcactctcatagcccaaccgtatggtattatctacacctgggctatgaaaggaacttgatttgttgttaacatcagttaacatcatgaattcctgacaatatttaaaagtttggtgttatgtaaataagataattaatatgatcatgttaataatttataatgagctattaatgacaaatcatccgattggaacctccttcgtgtgtggtttccaaattgagtaataagagtttatattatacttgtttgaaataccattagtaaatcctctaaccttgacatttgtttttatcattgtttaatccttacattaatcttccatatcaaagttcttattaatttattcatcttcttcttttgttattattattatcattactactactactactactactactactactattattattattattattatttactttgtgtttatattatataatatatctctttgatcttttcataaaattcaGTATATaagctggaaacctgtgacccgatcttttagatcattctcaggtataacaatgccacgtactgagtattattattattattattattattattattattattattattattattatttgattgttgttgttgttgttgttgttgttgtcttgttatttataatttatacaattaacctctctgttgttcgaccccggtcttgccgggttaattattacttcgacactcctgcacttgggagaagacatcaatcttttagtcgtgtcaGTGATCATGTGACACCTCGtcatcatattgttatggagtTGCACAAGCATGTTTGTATGTTTGTTATTAAATCTAGTTTTTATAAGATTAGTCAGTTGCTTGACATACATCTCGACTACATATTGATTATAGCTTAGATTGAGGTGTGATACCTATATGTTTTATCTATGTGTTGATAAGATAACACCCACACTACAGGACATTGCCATGTTAACTAGCCTCTTAATAGACAGTGCCCTAGTGACAAGACTTGAAGGGTTAGTTGTCATAGACAATATAAATAGTCATCTATTAGGATGCATGCCTATGGTCTGTTCTTATAGAGACGACAACATCAAACTAACATAGTTGGaaactaattttaaaacctcCTAATGGATGCAAGAAAGGACTAGTTGATTATGTATGCTTAGCATGCATAATGCATATGTAGTTTGGGAGGCGGGTCTGTCCATGAGTGTTCCAGACCCTATCTTTAAGCTAAGATGATTTTTGTGTCGGCCATTACACCGGCGCTAGAGACCCATCCTCAAGTTAAATGAGTTAGGATGTTGTAGGCCCATCCACGAGTATCTCGAGTTCATCCACTAGCGTTCTAGGCCCATCTACGAATTGtggtgatttttatatatatagttagaaTGTATGgtttaatgttttaaagaattatgaatttagttaaaattttttttacaaaaaatatgttaattctcattgtatttaattaatgaattgtgaattcttaaatttgatgaattatgaatgtattgatttttttttaattatatttatgaattatgATGCAAatgttagtttgattttttatggtaaGGAGTTgagaatttagaaaaaaaactgttcTGACCAGTTTTGTCGGTGAGTCACAAGCCTTCCATGTGACTCCCAAGTCACAAATAAAGCTTGCAACctgctaattttattttattttgtaatgtatcaaattgtttattttttaaaatataatattttatctattttaactgtgctaatgtaaaaaaaaaaaaaaaaacaacaacaacaaactcTTTCGTAGCAAAGCATCTTCAAAACATTCTGGAAGTCCAGCAAAAAACGCCAATTTCATTAAAAGAAGGGGAAACCAGGTTGTAGGTTATCGTTCTCAATCCTTGCATAGTATTAGCCTTAAGCAAAGCTTCTTACAATTTTTGAAGCATGAgagatcatatttttttaaaattttaatgttttgtttcaaagtaaagtaattaaaatcattaaataaatatttcatatgaattttaatataattaatcgTTTAATTTTTAGAAGTACAAAGTGATtctacttaaaaatatattaatttttattttttaaaagcatgaaAATCGATGTATTTCGAGATATAAAATtgtacatttcatttaaaatataaaaataattttaaaaattattaataaaaaaatatttattgtaaatatatGGATATAtgttcaataaaataatatataatatattaatttttgtttctttttattcatattatttaaaatttttagtgaataaataaaagtatttacTATGCAATATTcttagttgctttttaaagattaacataaaaaaaaaattgtaataaatagaaaaaatttgataaaatcttttatttttaaagattaacgttaagatttttattaagattttcaagattgataaaaaaatttaaatatttttatatatatattcagagattaatataaaaaatttatatttttaaggattAGCCTGAAAATTTACTCTGAATTTTAAAATCGACAAATGCTATTCCCCTACAAATCTAGATAAACCGATGGATATATCAAGGCATATGCCAAATGATGAGAGAATAAGTACTTTATGgctaaattaattaacaatgaaCGTGATTAGTGTTTGACACGTAAGTGCCATGTCACATTTTGTTTAAATAATCAGCAGGTCACTTGCATTTATGCAATAATGTCTCTATCGTTTTTAACATATTGCATATATATGTGGGTGCAAGTTGGCTTTGTTTGaccttaaataaatattacgcCTAATTAATAGATATTACATACCAAAAACTGCCAAAAAGATTGCATTCATTTCCTTTCTCGGACATTTTAGAATCACCCACtttgcttttaaaaacaaaaaacaaaaaaaataaaaaataattaagaaaactaGTTGGAAAGGCTAAATCACCATTGCATCCTCACTGGCTACGTGGATTCGCAcaattccaattttattttatttttttgcctttgattttttttttcttttaatctgatcttaccaaattaatttgattcacTATTGGCTTTTTAAGTCGATTGGTTTGTATGTTTGTTAATGCATGAATGACCAAATGtacttaattatattattgataaaGAATGAATAAATTGTGCTTATATTATATAGGCTGGGATGGGCTAAATTgattgttaaataaataaatatgtgtgATTGGTTAAACTGGACAATAAGTGTTATTGTTGGGATTTGTAGGAGAAGCATATATGGTGCATGACCTGTTTTCTTGAGAGCACATACAACATATCAATAGCTGATTATTGCCTAGCATTTGACAATTTATTAATCGTAAAAAGATGAACATTTTTATGGAAGattcttcctttttccttttcgttaagaaataattttttcttatctttcgTGTATGATTACtattttgttgttgattttgttttttttttttttcctttctcaccatttaaaatattacccctgattttcatttcaaatcaGATGGCTTTTGTTGGACATTTGTTTATTGTTTCCAATAGTTTCTTTGGCTGTTTATTGTGTTAGGCTTGGAAGAAAGAAGTCATCAGCAACAACACAACCATCATCACCAAGGACATAGTTAAATGGAAGTAATGAAAtgttaatgaattattttttgatgtttggtagtgtaatgaaaaatatattgaaaaacactttctaatgttttgttatgtcataaaaatgagctggaaaataatttattaatgttttattttttttcaagtttattaaaaaaatgaggaacaaatctttacaaattaaaaaattgaataagaatgaaattgaaaaaatataatttcataaattatctcaaataaaataaataataatcaaaataatagagatcaaatcaaaaaaaaataaaaaaaaattgaaagatgaagaaattaaaataataataattaacatttcataaattatttcaaataaaataagtaacaatcaaaagaatgaggaccaaatttgatagataaaaaaaattcaattaaaaaatgataagagaaaaaaaataacaattataaaaatgaggatcaaaattaatataaaagttaaattctaagggatgaaattgaaaaacaaatattcaatatatatatatatatatatatatatatatatatatatatagcaatcaaaaatttgaggatcaaatttgatataatcagcaaatattatgacatttctaaatttttcacaacttctggaaagtgttttccacccaaaataaaataaaaacatttttttgaaaaccaagccaaatttttctttgactggaaagtgttttcgaTTGACTGGAAAATGGTTTCCGTtgactaatttttctaatagcAAATAAACactgaaaagtttgaaaaataatttcttaaaaactacttttcaaaaaacaaacaatacccTCTTGATTCCAACTCTTAACTGTTTTGTTTGAACGCTTAAACAACATCAACAAGTTGTATGCATTGAGTTTTATCTCACTGCAGATTGTTCATTCTTGAAAGGGATCTTTGCGTTGTTCTTAATTTGTTCATCTTGAAttctccctctcttttcttttttttgttaaatgcaTTGCTGCTTGTATCGCTACCTGGATGGTTTCTACGACTTGTTAACGTTTTCCCTTAAACGTCTTCCGCTCGTGGATAGTCTCCGCCTGTTTCaagcactgtttttttttatttccatggaACACAAGATGCTTCTTCCACCCCTACAAGACCTCACTTTTCCTCTAGTTTAAGGATATTTCCTCACAATTTCTATCACTTCCATTAGACTTGGCTCTCAAATATTCCTTCTCGGcatgtttctttttatgtccTCTATACCTTCCTTCTCTTCCATTGAAAGAACCATGAAATCTGCTACAATCTCCTCTCTTTTGCTTCCTGTGCTGACCCTTGCAGTCACCATCTATTGTTTTATTGGTGCATGGctgcaccttttcttttcacttcattttattcatcatttattttccatttatatatactttatgaagaaactaatatatattgttgttgACATCTCGAAATCCATACCCACATAACTAGTAGCAAACTATTCTTCGATTGAGAAAGgacttgattaaatcaaatattggccaccagaaaaaaagaaaaaaaaatcccatcgTCTGTATATAGATGCGTTTCCCACCTTGTATGTCAAACCTTTACCATAGATTGCCTGGTGATGCATGCTTCACATGCATGAACGTGATTTAATGGGTTTTTTGCAGTGTGGAAAGCACACAGGCCCACAGTTCCAATTATGGCACACAACCCATATTTTTGTGATGGGAAAACTTCATGGGAAAGATGGGGACAAGAAATTAATGGAGTGGGTTAGTGTcgtttatcttcttctttgcaAGACGTGCAAGTCTCTATCACAATTGATACCAACgcttattttatttcataactcacaattaattaataatctatTTATACATCAAAATCACACTCACATGACTCAATTAAAAAGTCTTTATAAAAATTGACTCCAATGTTACTTAGTTTCCTCTTCAAATTGATGTCTTATGTGACCTTatatctaacattttttttagtacATCAAGAAGCTCTAGTGTAATGTTCTtgtattgtaagaaaaaaaatatgtaatattattgttgttttgagtTTATAAAGTGTGAAACAGATTTCAGTACAAAAATTTAGAGATAAAATCTACACCGAAGACCACACATCTCACCAATCCAATCCTAAATTTTTGGCGAAATCAATTACCATATAAGAGAATTTTACCAAGATTCCCAGACATCTCTATAATCACTCATAAATGCCCTAATaacacaacaaattaattgcaCTAAATTCGCTCTTCAAGATCCCtgaaagtttgaaaaactaGGGATCCCCACCCACTGGATTCGTCCACGCTGAGCAGAGTTTCCATACACATGGGGTCGTCTGGTAAATGACACAAAAATGGTATAATATTGTGTTTCCTTTTATGATCCAATCttcaaatagaaattaaattggttttggaaacaaaaaaaaaaaaaaaaaaaaaaagggctggTACGTCCAGAACAGTCCAGCAAATGACACAATAATTGCTTGGGAATCACAAATGACAGAGAACACTAACCCTGCACTTCAAATTGATTAGTTGCAAACTCCCAAAATTAGCAATCTGAATGAATCAGCATCAACTCCAAGAACCCtattatacacacacaaaataaCTACTTAAATGGCAACTTGGCTGTGAAGGGAACCGGTACCTTACAAGTCTGTGTACTACACGTGGCATGTAATAATTGGGTTGAGGGATGGCAGAATGAAGAGGCAGAATCCTCTAAAACAGCACACAATTGTCTAAGAATAGGCGTCTCTGCTAAAACATGATAAATGCTTAGCTGGCAAACAGCAAATCAACGGTTAGATTTCAATGACAGCATCTACTGTCGACGTGAGATTGTCACTCTTTTAAGGCTCCAATCATTGTTCTCTTTTCCTTACTTCTCCTTcttgttcttctctctcttaTAATATAAGTGCgacttcttccttctttttgtttctgtggaagagaaacaaaaagctGTCTCTtgggtttttgttcttttgaagatttggcttgggctctttctctGCTAGTCATCAAggaaagggaagaaaagaaaagaaaaggggttcTACATCTTGATTCATACAAGTTTAAGATttggagaaaggaaaaaaaaaaaaaaaaggaagaagatttCCCTTTGAAATGAATTGGATTCATGAAATCTTCTTTGCTGGAGAAGAGAAGGTTGAAGGAGAGTGCGAAAAAGAGAGAGTGTTTACCAAAGCCAAGGTAGCCAGCAGAAGTAAAGAGACAGAGAGACATACATAACATTTATTAACAACACacctacaaaagaaaaaaccattaaGGAGTTTTAGTTTGATCTGCTGCTTCtggtaataattattattcttcatcaggatttttttttcattttagtcgcCTGTATATATTGCTTTTCCATGCAAAGCACTCAAGCATATGGTCTTGTTTTCGTTAGCCCTTTTgttgtatgtttatttttctttttctaggaaaaatgtttttgttttaatattctttACTTGTATTCATCTTTCCTGATCGTTTTAAATGTTTGtgtcttttctttctccttgcTATGGATGTTTTAAGAGCTGTATTTGTATGATTGAAGGTGTTGCTGCTCTGTTATGTTTTAAGAGCTGTATTTGTATGATTTAAGGTGTTGCTGCTCTGTTATGTTTTAAGAGCTGTATTTGTATGATTGAAGGTGTTGCTGCTCTGTTTTCCTTGAACAGAGAATCGAAGGAAAACCAAACCTaaaggctttcttttttgtcttttttttccacAACTTTTCTAGACGCTGAGCTGTTTTCAAAACCCTTTTTTTGGATGTCCAGCTGGTTTCCTAGTGCATTCTACGCGTAATAGTCAAGCCTTTTTTTCCTCGTGTTTtagaaacaaagaaatcaaatttagaAAACAGAGCATTTCACAACTCATCTTTCATCACATCAATTAAGTTGCAAGTAGCTGGCAACTAAGTTGAAatgaaaacataatatatatattgtgtagCCCTTTATTAATGGTTAACGTTGTTTGATGAATTTCTAGGGTAATTGGCAATGCCTGCTACTATTATCAGTGATCCTATGGTGGTCTCGACACCAGAAACAcaagcaacagcagcagcaacgaCAGTAACAAAACTCATCGCGCAGATTGAGGTCGAGTCTGCTAAATGTGATTGTTGTGGCCTAACCGAAGAGTGCACACCGGGATACATTGAAAGAGTACGCGAAAGATATCATGGTAAATGGATTTGTGGGTTGTGTGCAGAGGctataaaagatgaaatcgtAAGGACTGAGAGGCTTATTAGCACTGAAGAAGCAATGGCAAAGCACATGAACTTCTGCAAGAAGTTTGTTTCCTCAGGGCCACCTCCTGATCCAACCATTCATTTGATAGCTGCCATGAGACAAATTCTTAGAAGAAGCTTGGATTCACCGAGAGGCTTAAGGTCAACTCCAAGTAGTCCTACCAAAACGAAGGGAGAAATTCGTGCTGCTGCGCTTACAAGGTCCGAAAGCTGCTTCACTACCTTGTCTGGTTGATGCATACTAATGAGGTTCTGTGGAATATGGGGTGATCAATAAAATGACAGTgaaaatattggaaaaaaaaaaaaaaaactacatttcaTTATGATGCAAAACAAGAAAGATCAAAGGGGGAAAAAAATCGAAGATAGGTGCCTAATTTAGCGCTACTTGTTAGTTGTTACAGAACTTCTTGTCAGAAGCTTTTTCCTGAAACTTTTTGTTTCAGTTGTACCTGCGTGTATAATCCATCTCTTATGAAACTCTGCTTCCTCTTTACCAAAGTATATTTCTTAGTAATTCTGACATGTTTTGGTGTGATTAGAACAAGTCGTAGATTAGTTGTTTCCATGGTTTCAAACTCTCGATGACCATTCAGAATTGATGTCTAGCCATTTTCACACCATAATTGAAACATAATAATTTGGTCCCCGCATGATATTTGTCATAATTCAACATTTGGTTGGAAGTTGGTGCGATATTATTAAAGAATCAAAGGAGATTGATCACAGAAATCGAGGATGCGAATAGATCCACAGAAGGCTCTGGTGAGCATGGAATTCTCTAATGGTGGGAGGCCTACTTTTCGGTTCTCTCGGTGCTCAAGGTTCCATTAATGGCATTTCTTTATTTGATTCTTCTAAAAAAAGGGAGATAGTGTCGTGGGTGAAGTATTCCTGTGTTGTGTGTGACAAAAATGATTGCCCATGGCTTATGGCTTGCGTGAATCTCTTCATATCTTCCCAACCTTCAAGATCATCGCTCTTTTGACAATGAAACAGCTAGTAAGGTTGTACCAAAGACAAGACGCTTTTTTGGTTTTACTAATAATGAATTCAATGTGCTCTTTACAAGTCCAACGAAGATAGATAACTTACTGCTTCctgtttatttgatttttcatttcacTGTGGGttacataatttctttttaatataagaaaatcttaattataaattaaaaagtttgtatatgcatttaattaaataaatttaaaactagcaatgcaacccaaaaaaaaatatgaaacaaaaaaatcaaccaaatatcaagacaattagataaaaatactaaatcaaaacaagttatgttgcttaattaaatagtgaaaataaaaaaaaaataagcaagaaaaaaatgtcaaattatGATgggttaaattttaaagaaaaaaaaaaaggaaggaaaaagacTGGGACACTTGGATTTGGTTGACCTAGAGTACATGGCCTCGAGAAAATGACTTGGGCGCTAAGTCTAGAGCAATCCAAGTAtctaagttttatttattttgaattttcttaatgAGTGTTAAAATTTGgggaaaaaataatgcaaatgaTGTGTGTTGTTTATTTTGTCTAGATTCAGTGACCTCCggttattaaaaaaaccatgttgtgaagttttagattaaaaaaaaaaaaaacttatttttaactatattttaattaaaaaataattattttagacaccttgtaaaatatatttatggtaacaaaaatacaaaaaagatgtttgaaaaatcaaaaccaatgtGAACCAAAATTGTTTGCGGGCTTATATCTACCATCTAAGGCTATTTCAAggaaataaaacacaaatattttgttttgtcagAGATCTTGTATGTGCTAATATATATGAATACGGTCTGTCCTGATTCATTGCTAAATAGGGATTGATCAGTCTGATTTGATCTGCCTAAGTATAGTAATGGTTTTTTCCCATCTTCCAAGGTGTATTATGctacatatgtttttttattattatttatgaatgtATACTTTATTAAATATGATACAGTATGGTGTACATTAATATATTGTAgagttatataaaataaattaatggttTGCGATCGAGAGGGGAGtattgttggttttttaaaactatggatTAATTCGAGTACAgcaattaacatgaaaatttaGGGTATTTACCCATGACATGGCAAGGAGGAGTGtggtatttaatttaaaaggaaCAAAATGTGGCCTGCACAATTGGAGGCTATTGCCGTGCAATCTCTTGCTCACTTATTGGAGTTAGGCTTCCAGCAGGGTGCGCTATCTTTTGACCATAGAAATTAATTATGGTCGTATATATCGCAGaggtttttatgtttctttctcaaTATACTTGTACAAAGCAAGGATTTAACCAACAATATCTTAATTACTACAGCACCAAGAGAGGGTAGAAGACAGACAAATGtgaaaaaatgctaaaatacaACTTATAAGCAGATCTCCCATGATCACTTCTAATCaagattataattaatagtattcaCAAAGTAAATAGTTGAAAGCCAGTacaataatagaaaaacaaatgttatGTCTCACATCTTATTACATTGATGGTGTCGTTTTCATCacaggttaaaaaataatataaattatattttagaatctcacataaaaacttaagttattgggttgagatggttctttgatatggtatcagagccttgataaccaaacggtcacgagttcgaatcttatcatccctatttatttaataaaaattaaatacaaagtaATGTGAGTGTAtgcaaattttaaattcaaatggctttcacttgagagggatgtgttataaaataatataaattatatcttgggacctcgcctaaaagcttaagttattaaattaaaatgtttttgatagAGTATGAGAGTCTTCTACATTTGTAAGTATAAAAATTACTAATGTTGGTTGTTGAGCTTTCATGATTTCTTTATAAAACAAGTTACTCGTTTGAACATGTAACCTCTAATACTTAATTAACAAATGTAGAAGGAGTGTGAATGTAAAGAGAGAAATTGTGAGAAGAGAGTTTCTGTGTGTGAGAAGAGAATGTGTCTAGCATGAGACATTTTTTATAATGTGTATGGAGTCCAAAACAACTCAGGACACTTCTACTTTTTGCTTGTGGCTGCATGTATTTTACAAACTCAATCACTTGAACttattccaagaaaaaaaaattataaaaagttgagtcatatatatatatatatatatatatatatatgcatgcttGTTATCGATGAAATAATTGGTGATTTTTATTGGTGTTAATGTTATTGATAAATGGTTGATATCGTAGcaattcatcaataaaaaaagatagacaTTATAACAAATGATTCAAGAAAGAACATTAACACATTGTCTTTTAACACGTCACTTTGCATTGTGAATCATGCCCTAGCTAGGAATTCTTTAATGTTACTGGGTCGAGGACCAAGTTAATTTTCAGGTTAAAATAGGAGAGAATAAGAGGGGGTTTGTTTAGGCTAGTGCAAATCAACTAGAAACAGCTCGTTCAGGCCATGTCAAATaagctattaaaaaatatatatatatatatataattgacatATATTATATGAGCATATCATTGCCTTTAAAAAAGTGCACGTGACTCGTCACCAATTTCAAAGATAGTGTTTATAAATTCGTTTTATTAAGATatatttcaaatgattttaaagatatttgttattagagttttgataagttttttagtttcttatcattttttttttttttttctctttcttgttttattttgtgcagtacattctcttctctctctttttttttttttttttttttgtcattggaTATTGCTTGTTATCTTCGTACaaatcttgttttcatgcaaaatgcACATTTGGAGACAGCTATATTATTTTTCGGCCGTCTCcgtttttggtttatttttcagCCAAGCGGTAATTGAATTGTTACTTAATTAACAACTAagcattctttctttctttctttctttttgttaatcATGAGTGCCCGATTAGTTTATGAACATTTCAATTAATCTTCTAAAATCCtgcaaataaaaactattacaattttagtttattttattgttattagagtaacaataatttt
This genomic interval from Populus alba chromosome 1, ASM523922v2, whole genome shotgun sequence contains the following:
- the LOC118034846 gene encoding uncharacterized protein, which codes for MPATIISDPMVVSTPETQATAAATTVTKLIAQIEVESAKCDCCGLTEECTPGYIERVRERYHGKWICGLCAEAIKDEIVRTERLISTEEAMAKHMNFCKKFVSSGPPPDPTIHLIAAMRQILRRSLDSPRGLRSTPSSPTKTKGEIRAAALTRSESCFTTLSG